ACACTTCTGTCAGCTATGTAATTTAATTTTTGTGTATAATTAATATAGTAGATGTATAAACCTAAAGTAACAATTCCTAGAAAAGTATCTAAAGAAGATCTTTTACCAAAACTTCTCAGGGTTTCAATCCATATTACTGGGAATAAGATTAAGTTAATTATCGGAATAAATAGTAAAACGGTCCACCATGTAGGTCTACCTATTATTTTCATTAATACGATTGCGTTATAAACAGGAATAGCTGCTTCCCATTTTTTTCGTCCCGCACTTTCATATAATTTCCAAGTTCCTAAAAAGTGAATTATTTGTACCAGTAAGAAAAATACAAACCATTGATATACAGTCATAGTCTTTTGTTTTTGTTTAATTATTGTGATGCAATTTCACAAAGAGAATAATGTTTATTTTATTTTAAATCTAATACATCTTTCATAGAGAAAACTCCTTGCTTTCCTACTATCCACTCAGCCGCGATAACTGCTCCAAGTGCAAATCCATCTCTATTGTGTGCCGTGTGTTTTATTTCGATACTGTCAACTGTCGAATTATATTGTACGGTGTGCGTTCCAGGAACGGTTCCTATTCTTTTAGCATCAATGTGTATTTCACCTTTATTAGGATTGTCTAAAGTCCATTTAGTGTATGAGCTATTCTCTATAATTCCTTTGGCTAAAGAAATTGCTGTGCCACTTGGTGCATCTAGCTTTTGGGTATGGTGAATTTCTTCCATGCTTACTTGGTAACTGTCAAATTTTGACATCATTTTTGCAAGGTATTCGTTCAACTCAAAAAAGATGTTTACTCCTAAACTGAAATTGGAACTGGAAATCAAGGCACCTTTTGTTTCAAGGCAAAGTGCTTCAATAGTTTTGTAATGTTCAAGCCATCCTGTTGTTCCTGAAATTACGGGAACATTGGCGTGAAAACAAGTCGAAATATTTTCAACAGCAGCTGACGGTACACTAAAATCAATGCCTACATCAGCCCTAGAAAGTCCTTCAAAAGTACTTTTTTCATCTTTTCTTAATACGATTTCATGACCTCGTTCCAAAGCAATTTTTTCAATCACTTGGCCCATTTTTCCGTATCCTAGTAATGCAATTTTCATTGTAATATTTTATAATTTAAAGCCAAATGAACTTTGACAATTTTATTTTTTGCTTGCTGCAATAACTTCGTAAAATCGAATCACTAATTATTTATAATTCAAGCGGACTTATTTTTTTATTGATGAAAAATTAAATCAATTCACTCTTTCAAAAAGTATAATTAATAGTTAGTCCTGCATTTGTCTTGAACGTTACATCATTTTGATAAATAGCGGGGCGTAGAGATAAGTTTTCATCAACGTTAAATTGAAGTAGTGCTGCATCAACATTAGCATCAATGATGTTTAAAGCATAAAAAGCAAGTGTTACAAGTGCAGATAAATCTCTATTGCGTTGGTAAAATTTTTGCCCAGCAATCAATCTGTTGTTGTCAAGAAAGGCTAAATCTTCGGTTACAACACCTTCTAGGCGTCTTTTATAAGCCGTTCTGTATTGTCTGTACTTTTTATTATTATCCGCATAAAAGTATATACTTGTACCTATAGCTCCGTAAACTAAGGGAATTTTCCAGTATTTTTTATTGTAAGCTTGACCTAAACCAGGTAATACTGCCGAGAAAAAAGCAGCTTTAGCAGGTGTAAGCGGATCAATGTTAGACACTTTCAAGGTATCCTTAACTATCAAATCTGTAGATTCTTTGGCTTGAGCCAAAACAGAGCTGCAACTCAATAGCAATAAGGAAATTGAAATGAAAAATGATTTAAACACTAGTCGTTTATTAGTTTAATGATTCTTTTAAAATCTTCTTCAGAGTGAAAAGGAATGGTTATTTTACCTTTTCCGCCGCCTGTAACTTTCACGTCTACTTTGGTACCAAAATAATTGGTAAAGGTGTTTTTGTGTGCATCCTCAACCTCAAAAGAATTTGCTTTTGGTTTTCCTTCAGGTTTTGGTTTTAGGCTCTCTTGATAATTTTTTACTAATGCCTCGGTATCGCGCACCGATAAATTTTGGCTAACAATTTTTTGATAAATATCAGCTTGAATATCTTGGTTTTCAATATTGATGATGGCTCTACCATGACCCATGCTTATGAATCCATCTCTAATTCCTGTTTGAATAATAGGATCAAGTTTTAATAAGCGTAAATAATTAGCAATAGTAGATCTTTTCTTTCCTACACGATCACTCATTTGTTCTTGTGTAAGTTGGATTTCATCTATCAATCTTTGATAAGACAAGGCAATTTCTATAGGGTCTAAGTCATGACGTTGAATGTTCTCAACCAGTGCCATAACAAGTGATTCATTGTCATTTGCAATACGAATGTAAGCAGGAACTGTAGTAAGTCCTACAAGTGTAGAAGCTCTAAGACGACGCTCTCCAGATATAAGTTGGAACTTATTAAAATCTAGTTTACGTACGGTAATAGGCTGTATAACACCTAGTTCTTTTATAGAAGTAGCCAGTTCTCTTAATGATTCCTCATTAAAATTACTTCGGGGTTGAAACGGATTTATTTCGATTGCAGCAATTTCAAGCTCAATAATATTCCCAACAACCTTATCGGCATTTTTATCATCAACAGATTTGATATCGTTTTCTGGATCTTTCAATAACGCGGATAATCCTCTTCCTAAGGCTTGTTTTTTAATTGCTTGTGCCATAAAATTATTTACTATTTTTCTTTATGATTTCTTGTGCAAGGTGAAGGTAGTTTACAGCACCTTTACTTGTTGCATCATAATTAATTATGCTTTCGCCAAAACTAGGCGCTTCACTCAATTTTACATTTCTTTGAATGATAGTTTCAAAAACCATATCGTTAAAATGTTTTTGAACTTCCTCAACAACTTGATTAGATAAACGCAAACGAGAATCAAACATGGTCAACAAAAGTCCCTCAATATCTAAATCTGGATTGTGTATTTTTTGAATACTTTTTATGGTATTTAGTAATTTACCCAATCCTTCTAGTGCAAAATATTCGCATTGAATAGGAATAACTACAGAGTCTGATGCCGTTAAAGCATTAAGAGTTAATAATCCTAATGATGGTGCACAGTCAATGATAATGAAATCGTATTCATCTTTTACATTGGCCAATGCTTTTTTAAGCATGTATTCTCTGTTTTCTTTATCAACTAGTTCTATTTCTATAGCAACAAGGTCAATGTGAGATGGAATAACGTCAACATTGGGAGCAGAGCATTTAATAACTGCTTCTTGCGGAGTATGGCTGTGCTCTAATATTTGATACGTCCCTATTTCTACTGATTCAACATCAATTCCAAGTCCTGATGATGCATTAGCTTGAGGATCAGCATCAATAAGTAGAACCTTTTTTTCTAATACACCTAATGCAGCTGCAAGATTAACTGATGTTGTAGTTTTGCCAACTCCTCCTTTTTGATTAGCAATCGCGATGATTTTGCCCATTTGTTTTTCTAAATTTTGAACCGTAAAAATACGATTATTTATGGTTTTTGAAAATCTATTTTGTTAACAATCGTGAAACCACAATTTGAATGATTTTACTTGTGTTTAAAATTTTAGTTTAATTTTTTCATTTAAAAGCTATTCCAGCTGTTCGCTACAAGGTCTTGCTGTTGCCTCTGCTTTTTTACTGTCCTAAAAGGAGCTTCTTTTAGTCGCTCTTTTAGGACAAAAAAAGCAAGATGCACCTAGCGCAACGCTTTTCGCTACCATCTGGGCTTTGGTTTTCCCATCCAGAAAAAGTTTTTCTAGAATTCATCTTCTTTTTTTTAACAAAATAACATTTTTCATATTTTGCAAAAATACTTGTGTAAGATAAAAAGAGTTGTATCTTTGCACCCGATTTCGGGGTGTAGCGTAGCTCGGTTATCGCGCCTGCTTTGGGAGCAGGAGGCCGCAGGTTCGAATCCTGCCACCCCGACAAAAGCCGAACGAGATCGTTCGGCT
This portion of the Flavobacterium sp. CECT 9288 genome encodes:
- the dapB gene encoding 4-hydroxy-tetrahydrodipicolinate reductase, with product MKIALLGYGKMGQVIEKIALERGHEIVLRKDEKSTFEGLSRADVGIDFSVPSAAVENISTCFHANVPVISGTTGWLEHYKTIEALCLETKGALISSSNFSLGVNIFFELNEYLAKMMSKFDSYQVSMEEIHHTQKLDAPSGTAISLAKGIIENSSYTKWTLDNPNKGEIHIDAKRIGTVPGTHTVQYNSTVDSIEIKHTAHNRDGFALGAVIAAEWIVGKQGVFSMKDVLDLK
- a CDS encoding DUF5683 domain-containing protein, with product MFKSFFISISLLLLSCSSVLAQAKESTDLIVKDTLKVSNIDPLTPAKAAFFSAVLPGLGQAYNKKYWKIPLVYGAIGTSIYFYADNNKKYRQYRTAYKRRLEGVVTEDLAFLDNNRLIAGQKFYQRNRDLSALVTLAFYALNIIDANVDAALLQFNVDENLSLRPAIYQNDVTFKTNAGLTINYTF
- a CDS encoding ParB/RepB/Spo0J family partition protein, with translation MAQAIKKQALGRGLSALLKDPENDIKSVDDKNADKVVGNIIELEIAAIEINPFQPRSNFNEESLRELATSIKELGVIQPITVRKLDFNKFQLISGERRLRASTLVGLTTVPAYIRIANDNESLVMALVENIQRHDLDPIEIALSYQRLIDEIQLTQEQMSDRVGKKRSTIANYLRLLKLDPIIQTGIRDGFISMGHGRAIINIENQDIQADIYQKIVSQNLSVRDTEALVKNYQESLKPKPEGKPKANSFEVEDAHKNTFTNYFGTKVDVKVTGGGKGKITIPFHSEEDFKRIIKLIND
- a CDS encoding ParA family protein, yielding MGKIIAIANQKGGVGKTTTSVNLAAALGVLEKKVLLIDADPQANASSGLGIDVESVEIGTYQILEHSHTPQEAVIKCSAPNVDVIPSHIDLVAIEIELVDKENREYMLKKALANVKDEYDFIIIDCAPSLGLLTLNALTASDSVVIPIQCEYFALEGLGKLLNTIKSIQKIHNPDLDIEGLLLTMFDSRLRLSNQVVEEVQKHFNDMVFETIIQRNVKLSEAPSFGESIINYDATSKGAVNYLHLAQEIIKKNSK